From Musa acuminata AAA Group cultivar baxijiao chromosome BXJ3-8, Cavendish_Baxijiao_AAA, whole genome shotgun sequence, one genomic window encodes:
- the LOC135645050 gene encoding uncharacterized protein LOC135645050 isoform X1, with amino-acid sequence MTTYPLVHGSSEPAMRLDSWAVPICGRERMIPSMDSSRLFYQVPVEVMPWRANHYPRVLLFMWNQSHCRDVPPIMIQVWPLTVVKDCIFEWIRAFKLGDCDQKQASPPSCSMVGASHMSSQGSAGEFLEPDAPFDSIHS; translated from the exons ATGACTACATATCCATTAGTACATGGATCTTCTGAACCAGCCATGCGATTG GATAGTTGGGCGGTGCCTATTTGTGGCAGGGAGAGGATGATTCCCAGTATGGATAGCTCAAGACTATTTTACCAGGTGCCAG TTGAGGTCATGCCATGGCGGGCAAATCACTATCCAAGGGTGCTGCTGTTCATGTGGAATCAATCACATTGCCGTGAT GTCCCGCCAATCATGATCCAGGTTTGGCCACTTACCGTGGTCAAAGATTGCATCTTCGAGTGGATCAGAGCATTTAAACTGGGCGACTGCGACCAAAAGCAAGCATCCCCGCCATCATGTTCCATGGTTGGTGCAAGTCACATGTCATCGCAGGGTTCTGCTGGTGAGTTCCTCGAACCAGATGCACCTTTTGACAGCATCCATTCATGA
- the LOC135645050 gene encoding uncharacterized protein LOC135645050 isoform X2, whose protein sequence is MDLLNQPCDCWAVPICGRERMIPSMDSSRLFYQVPVEVMPWRANHYPRVLLFMWNQSHCRDVPPIMIQVWPLTVVKDCIFEWIRAFKLGDCDQKQASPPSCSMVGASHMSSQGSAGEFLEPDAPFDSIHS, encoded by the exons ATGGATCTTCTGAACCAGCCATGCGATTG TTGGGCGGTGCCTATTTGTGGCAGGGAGAGGATGATTCCCAGTATGGATAGCTCAAGACTATTTTACCAGGTGCCAG TTGAGGTCATGCCATGGCGGGCAAATCACTATCCAAGGGTGCTGCTGTTCATGTGGAATCAATCACATTGCCGTGAT GTCCCGCCAATCATGATCCAGGTTTGGCCACTTACCGTGGTCAAAGATTGCATCTTCGAGTGGATCAGAGCATTTAAACTGGGCGACTGCGACCAAAAGCAAGCATCCCCGCCATCATGTTCCATGGTTGGTGCAAGTCACATGTCATCGCAGGGTTCTGCTGGTGAGTTCCTCGAACCAGATGCACCTTTTGACAGCATCCATTCATGA
- the LOC103996131 gene encoding protein DEHYDRATION-INDUCED 19: protein MDSDLWISRLEAAKRHLSLQLRHNSRSDRLSVDDFAVEEEIWPDLPCPYCYEDHDLASLCSHLEEEHPFESKVAVCPICSVKIMKDMLNHIIVQHGHLLKRSRPLSGYTIPSSQALSRLRKDLREAHLQLLLGNGVYRSSNTTLNAAADSFLSSFALDFPTSEAEKHSRSSISAGDDMCSNNESALPTWNLSFDSSLTHEEREQKRKHATTRATFVQDLLLSTLFTN from the exons ATGGATTCCGATTTGTGGATCTCGCGCCTGGAAGCGGCGAAGAGACACTTGTCGCTCCAGCTTCGCCACAATAGTCGATCAG ATCGGTTGAGCGTAGATGACTTCGCGGTGGAGGAGGAGATCTGGCCGGATTTGCCCTGCCCGTACTGCTATGAGGATCACGACCTCGCTTCTTTGTGCTCCCATCTTGAAGAGGAGCATCCTTTTGAATCGAAAGTTGCT GTTTGCCCTATCTGCTCTGTGAAGATTATGAAAGACATGCTGAATCATATTATAGTGCAACATGGACACTTGTTAAAG AGATCTCGGCCTTTATCCGGGTATACCATCCCTAGCAGCCAGGCACTTTCCCGACTTAGGAAGGACCTTCGTGAAGCCCATCTGCAGTTGCTTTTGGGAAATGGGGTCTATAGATCAAGCAACACCACATTGAATGCAGCAGCTGATTCATTTCTTTCATCATTTGCactagatttcccaacatctgAGGCAGAAAAACACTCAAGATCTTCCATTTCAGCTGGAGATGATATGTGTTCTAATAACGAATCAGCTTTACCAACTTGGAACTTGAG TTTTGACTCTTCATTGACTCATGAAGAGAGGGAACAAAAGCGAAAGCATGCCACCACAAGAGCAACTTTTGTGCAAGATTTGCTTCTGTCGACTCTTTTCACTAATTGA
- the LOC135645050 gene encoding uncharacterized protein LOC135645050 isoform X3 → MTTYPLVHGSSEPAMRLDSWAVPICGRERMIPSMDSSRLFYQVPVEVMPWRANHYPRVLLFMWNQSHCRDVKKEPMLVTLVWSCLFFELDIYECRSRQS, encoded by the exons ATGACTACATATCCATTAGTACATGGATCTTCTGAACCAGCCATGCGATTG GATAGTTGGGCGGTGCCTATTTGTGGCAGGGAGAGGATGATTCCCAGTATGGATAGCTCAAGACTATTTTACCAGGTGCCAG TTGAGGTCATGCCATGGCGGGCAAATCACTATCCAAGGGTGCTGCTGTTCATGTGGAATCAATCACATTGCCGTGAT GTTAAAAAAGAACCCATGCTCGTTACACTTGTTTGGTCGTGCCTCTTTTTCGAGTTGGATATATATGAATGTAGGTCCCGCCAATCATGA
- the LOC135645049 gene encoding potassium channel KAT3-like: MFSCMNYLQHFCNDGFQLESGGFNLHDDLLPSLGATINHTTKLRKHIVSPYDPRYRLWELFLIFLVLYSAWICPFEFAFLRYLPSKIFLVDNIVDSFFAIDIVLTFFVAFMDHKSCLLVDDPKRIAVRYLSTWFIFDACSTYPIQTISFSYNRHGNSLSFKLLSMLRLWRLRRVGSLFARLEKDIRFNYFWTRCTKLFSVTIFAVHCSGCFNYMIADRYPDPKRTWIGAVIPNFREDDLWLRYVTAIYWSITTLTTTGYGDLHAENTREMLFDICYMFFNLGLMAYLIGNMTNLVVQGTSRTKKFRDTIQNASEFASRNKLPKYIEEQMLSHICLRFKTQELKQQEILDDLPKAIRSSIAEHLFLPIVQNVYLFQGVASNTLFQMVTEMKAEYFPPKEDVMLQNEAPTDLYVIVSGAVEMRTYADGIEKVHGSVTAGEIVGEIAVLCHMPQPFTVRTTELTQILRLNRTILFNIIHKSKQDATIVMSNLLQKLRVHERLYPGIKQNDSELLQQWQEKIAMNRNENHDQDENSYRVSNTLEEMDAGDLLCKAESNKDIRMDIQPPISCCNTKVDHADKRTVLHTAVWEGHNETAKVLLKQGSTVDKVDGNRWTQKGLGKYENKGKLEPLSSIGNDIKNYGSREWRTTTDHGNNFKHHSSREWRPRFPYPNISEMLVASCSHGGHEFENDVKNLTSKRVTIHMHSQRANPARQLTAKMINLPGTVEELLRIGGEKFVGHHPEKVINQENAEIDDLSKVQDGDHLYLLEI, translated from the exons ATGTTCTCTTGCATGAACTACTTACAACATTTTTGCAATGATGGTTTCCAATTGGAAAGTGGAGGATTCAACTTACATGATGACCTTTTGCCATCACTTGGAGCAACAATAAACCATACAACCAAACTCAGGAAGCACATTGTCTCCCCATATGATCCTCGTTACAG ACTATGGGAGTTGTTCTTGATATTTCTGGTTCTCTACTCCGCCTGGATCTGCCCATTTGAGTTTGCATTTCTACGATACTTGCCAAGCAAAATTTTTCTTGTGGATAACATTGTCGATAGCTTTTTTGCAATCGACATTGTACTCACATTCTTTGTTGCTTTCATGGATCACAAATCCTGTCTTCTTGTTGATGATCCAAAGAGAATAGCAGTCAG GTATCTATCTACTTGGTTCATCTTTGATGCATGTTCAACATATCCCATTCAAACAATCAGCTTCTCCTACAATAGACATGGTAATAGTCTCAGCTTCAAACTTCTAAGTATGCTTAGACTGTGGCGTCTGCGTCGTGTCGGTTCTCTGTTTGCTAG GCTTGAGAAGGATATTCGGTTCAATTATTTCTGGACACGGTGCACAAAACTTTTCTCA GTAACTATTTTTGCAGTTCATTGTTCTGGATGCTTTAACTATATGATTGCCGACCGATACCCTGACCCAAAAAGAACCTGGATAGGGGCAGTGATACCAAACTTCAGGGAAGATGACCTGTGGCTCAGATATGTAACAGCAATATACTGGTCAATTACAACCCTGACGACAACAGGCTATGGTGACTTACATGCTGAAAACACAAGAGAAATGCTATTTGATATATGCTACATGTTCTTCAATCTGGGTTTGATGGCTTACCTCATTGGAAATATGACAAATCTTGTTGTCCAAGGGACCAGTCGCACAAAAAAATTT AGGGACACCATCCAAAATGCTTCCGAATTTGCATCAAGAAATAAGTTGCCAAAATACATAGAGGAACAGATGCTATCTCACATATGCTTACGGTTCAAGACACAGGAACTCAAGCAGCAAGAGATACTTGATGATCTCCCAAAGGCCATTCGCTCAAGCATAGCTGAGCACTTGTTCTTACCCATTGTTCAAAACGTATACCTTTTCCAAGGAGTCGCCTCTAATACCCTTTTTCAAATG GTGACAGAAATGAAAGCCGAGTATTTTCCACCAAAGGAAGATGTGATGCTACAGAATGAAGCCCCAACAGATTTATATGTAATAGTATCAGGAGCAGTG GAAATGCGAACATATGCCGATGGGATTGAAAAG GTTCATGGGAGTGTGACTGCTGGAGAGATAGTTGGGGAGATAGCGGTTCTTTGTCACATGCCACAGCCATTCACAGTAAGAACCACTGAACTAACACAAATTCTCAGACTGAACAGGACTATACTTTTCAACATTATTCACAAAAGCAAACAGGATGCAACTATTGTCATGAGTAATCTTCTCCAG AAGTTGCGTGTACATGAAAGATTATACCCTGGGATAAAGCAAAATGATTCAGAACTACTTCAACAATGGCAAGAAAAAATAGCTATGAACAGGAATGAGAACCATGATCAGGATGAAAATAGTTATCGAGTTAGCAATACACTAGAGGAGATGGATGCAGGAGACCTACTCTGCAAGGCAGAAAGTAATAAGGATATTCGCATGGATATTCAACCTCCAATTAGTTGCTGCAATACAAAAGTAGACCATGCAGATAAACGCACTGTGTTGCATACAGCTGTATGGGAAGGACACAATGAAACTGCCAAGGTTCTGCTCAAACAAGGATCAACTGTGGACAAAGTTGATGGTAACAGGTGGACCCAAAAGGGTCTGGGTAAATATGAGAATAAAGGCAAATTAGAGCCCTTATCCAGCATTGGAAATGACATTAAGAACTACGGCAGCAGGGAATGGAGAACGACAACCGACCATGGGAATAACTTTAAGCACCATAGCAGCAGGGAATGGAGACCCAGGTTTCCTTATCCAAATATTAGTGAAATGTTGGTAGCTTCTTGTTCACATGGTGGCCATGAATTTGAAAACGATGTCAAGAACCTAACTAGCAAAAGAGTGACAATTCACATGCATTCTCAAAGGGCAA